A single window of Kitasatospora sp. HUAS MG31 DNA harbors:
- a CDS encoding nucleotide sugar dehydrogenase: MRVVIAGQGYVGLPLAVRAAEVGHRVVGYDVDERRIKKLTVGESYVEDIPGERLRPLLDGGAYLPSADPSDVAGFDIAVITVPTPLRDGAPDLSYIEASARLLASHLRPGATVVLESTTYPGTTEELLGPLLEEGSGLRAGEDFHLGYSPERIDPGNPVWKLENTPKVVSGTTPEGLKAVDGFYGQLVERTVPVSSCKEAELTKLLENTFRHVNIALVNELAMFAHDLGIDVWEAIDAASTKPFGFLRFTPGPGVGGHCLPIDPSYLSWRVERALGQSFRFVELANDVNSHMPDYVVRRLSEALNERRLSVNGSRVLLLGLAYKKNTGDARETPAARVAELLTRMGAEVRAADPHVVAGVHVAEPKIPGQRVADHEGGPLATVRRVDATPEELAAADAVVLLADHDEFDYTAVAEHARYVLDCRRRLTGATVEIL; the protein is encoded by the coding sequence GTCATCGCAGGTCAGGGCTACGTCGGACTGCCACTGGCGGTCCGCGCGGCCGAGGTCGGCCACCGGGTGGTCGGCTACGACGTGGACGAACGCCGGATCAAGAAGCTCACCGTCGGCGAGTCCTACGTCGAGGACATCCCCGGCGAGCGGCTGCGCCCCCTGCTGGACGGCGGCGCCTACCTGCCCTCCGCCGACCCCTCGGACGTGGCCGGCTTCGACATCGCGGTGATCACCGTGCCCACCCCGCTGCGGGACGGCGCGCCCGACCTCTCGTACATCGAGGCCTCGGCCCGGCTGCTCGCCTCCCACCTGCGGCCCGGCGCCACCGTCGTGCTGGAGTCCACCACCTACCCGGGGACGACCGAGGAACTGCTCGGCCCGCTCCTGGAGGAGGGATCCGGCCTGCGCGCCGGCGAGGACTTCCACCTCGGCTACAGCCCCGAGCGGATCGACCCGGGCAACCCGGTCTGGAAGCTGGAGAACACCCCGAAGGTGGTCTCCGGCACCACCCCGGAAGGCCTGAAGGCGGTCGACGGCTTCTACGGGCAGCTGGTGGAGCGCACCGTGCCGGTCTCCTCCTGCAAGGAGGCCGAACTGACCAAGCTGCTGGAGAACACCTTCCGCCACGTCAACATCGCGCTGGTCAACGAGCTGGCGATGTTCGCCCACGACCTGGGGATCGACGTCTGGGAGGCCATCGACGCCGCCTCCACCAAGCCGTTCGGCTTCCTGCGGTTCACCCCCGGCCCGGGGGTGGGCGGGCACTGCCTGCCGATCGACCCCTCCTACCTGTCCTGGCGGGTGGAGCGGGCCCTCGGACAGTCCTTCCGCTTCGTCGAGCTGGCCAACGACGTCAACTCCCACATGCCCGACTACGTGGTCCGCAGGCTCTCCGAGGCGCTGAACGAGCGGCGGCTGTCGGTGAACGGGTCGCGGGTGCTGCTGCTCGGGCTCGCGTACAAGAAGAACACCGGTGACGCCCGGGAGACGCCCGCGGCCCGGGTCGCGGAGCTGCTGACCCGGATGGGGGCGGAGGTCCGGGCGGCGGACCCGCACGTGGTGGCCGGGGTGCACGTGGCCGAGCCGAAGATCCCCGGACAGCGGGTGGCCGACCACGAGGGCGGCCCGCTGGCCACCGTCCGGCGGGTCGACGCCACGCCGGAGGAGCTGGCGGCGGCCGACGCGGTGGTCCTGCTCGCCGACCACGACGAGTTCGACTACACCGCGGTGGCCGAGCACGCCCGCTACGTCCTCGACTGCCGCCGCCGCCTCACCGGAGCCACGGTCGAGATCCTCTGA
- a CDS encoding SMI1/KNR4 family protein produces MTTGRPGTAAAPNAAYAGQKVQFPDPVRAARYPAGVSVDEYGHPDFSAYAAAAAEVADPPEGFGVDELRLTDYVSANAALYTAGHELWADLESAVATPHGWTWHHVAGRAAPGWRRMELVPVEVKALLRHHGGLALSSADHHRRGTRPLQEHRPAHFSLAKDGGDPIAVSEDLVQRAEQRLGHPLPAAYRSFLKLGGGRVPVGVALDPEFGILLDQPFLTLSDEYGVHDLVYANKCLRDHLSKDYLGIAYVQGGLLALKVQGERTGSVWFCPYDDARDDDPALTVAERTERLLLPCGDTFDAFLLRLAGSPPELETVAELMVDGGFARAVPAN; encoded by the coding sequence ATGACGACAGGTCGGCCCGGCACGGCCGCCGCGCCCAACGCGGCGTACGCGGGCCAGAAGGTGCAGTTCCCCGACCCGGTACGGGCCGCCAGGTACCCGGCCGGGGTCTCGGTGGACGAGTACGGCCACCCGGACTTCAGCGCCTACGCGGCCGCCGCGGCCGAGGTCGCCGACCCGCCCGAGGGCTTCGGCGTGGACGAGCTGAGACTGACCGACTACGTCTCCGCCAACGCCGCCCTGTACACCGCGGGCCACGAGCTCTGGGCCGACCTGGAGAGCGCCGTCGCCACCCCGCACGGCTGGACCTGGCACCACGTGGCCGGCCGGGCCGCCCCCGGCTGGCGCCGGATGGAGCTCGTCCCGGTCGAGGTGAAGGCCCTGCTGCGGCACCACGGCGGCCTCGCCCTCTCCTCGGCCGACCACCACCGCCGCGGCACCCGCCCGCTGCAGGAGCACCGCCCCGCGCACTTCTCGCTGGCCAAGGACGGCGGCGACCCGATCGCCGTGTCCGAGGACCTCGTCCAGCGGGCCGAGCAGCGCCTCGGCCACCCGCTGCCCGCCGCCTACCGCAGCTTCCTCAAGCTCGGCGGCGGCCGCGTCCCGGTCGGCGTCGCCCTGGACCCGGAGTTCGGCATCCTCCTCGACCAGCCCTTCCTGACGCTCAGTGACGAGTACGGCGTCCACGACCTGGTGTACGCCAACAAGTGCCTGCGCGACCACCTCAGCAAGGACTACCTGGGCATCGCCTACGTGCAGGGCGGCCTGCTTGCGCTCAAGGTGCAGGGCGAGCGCACCGGCTCGGTGTGGTTCTGCCCGTACGACGACGCGCGGGACGACGACCCGGCGCTCACCGTCGCCGAGCGGACCGAGCGGCTGCTGCTGCCCTGCGGGGACACGTTCGACGCGTTCCTGCTCCGGCTCGCCGGCAGCCCGCCGGAGCTGGAGACGGTGGCGGAGCTGATGGTGGACGGCGGGTTCGCCCGGGCCGTCCCGGCGAACTGA
- a CDS encoding SUKH-4 family immunity protein — translation MVTTYAQAQEIAEDWINAGVPRSRQREVRVREFDLGFVCWAEDSDTGDEGSGIRLVIARDSGASTLWPPLPVNEVVRQFEELYGADVEPNPAGAARPVPGQIEATSFLLSPPQWLQEAGAAAIEAEAAKLGTAPAAPVPAQATPAPGVLTTPPESGRPAGDAPTMLAPPSAQPGPASPPVPPGVPVPPGAPGLPGSENLTVPMPAPAVHAPLPDGATPPMPAAFSAPPAPPGPAPVPPPPGHLPPAPPAVEQAPTLLAPPDGIPPLPGAVPPAGPGVAHAPTVLAAPGDLPPRPEPAAPGGGSIAYAPTMLATDGPPGLMGLPGAPGQPGPAGAGAPGRGGPGAPPPPPPGELRGGGASPAGGALGRGGPGVPPPPPPGELRGEAGGPAGGALGRGGPGAPPPPPPGELRGGAPTPPVPPAGQAGGPASSNAAQVAYQATQLAPALDLPGAGAPPAPPVPGVPGVPGRPPAGGPAAPPPPPPGAVPVPGAPPAGYGYPVAGVPAGPPPVAAAPPTPAPVAPAPAAAPGVPAIGPGTQAVVSYRGPDGSEQTLLMRSEPGTPHPEWKALHELRRLGVPPDQVLELHTDLELCDLPGGYCARMVNASWPNVRISHTVPYGRDLAGRQSGMALLHDHLDQLHQLAAAPQRPRPVRAPLPPPGTVHQLPPLPPQQLAGELGQAFGPGVFRFEQRAVSRQGVPEPVAQTLMWAGLPREFPPFFWAQAQEGRPIPTLAELAAERGLPGAPEFGGYLVLGSDYGRQLCVQYGTAAVVAVDMERPGEPPRFVNTGVPEFVRSMAVLGRMWRLRYGLTPDQAGRWTTDFQAQLLAVDPAALLTPESWWAVLLEQLWDGLM, via the coding sequence GTGGTGACGACGTACGCGCAGGCGCAGGAGATCGCCGAGGACTGGATCAACGCCGGCGTACCGCGCTCCCGGCAGCGCGAGGTGCGGGTGCGCGAGTTCGACCTCGGCTTCGTCTGCTGGGCGGAGGACAGCGACACGGGCGACGAGGGCAGCGGGATCCGGCTGGTGATCGCCCGGGACAGCGGGGCGAGCACGCTCTGGCCGCCGCTGCCCGTCAACGAGGTGGTCCGGCAGTTCGAGGAGCTGTACGGCGCCGACGTCGAGCCCAACCCGGCCGGGGCGGCCAGGCCCGTCCCGGGGCAGATCGAGGCCACCTCCTTCCTGCTCAGCCCGCCGCAGTGGCTCCAGGAGGCCGGCGCCGCGGCCATCGAGGCCGAGGCCGCCAAGCTCGGCACCGCCCCGGCGGCACCGGTGCCCGCCCAGGCCACCCCGGCGCCCGGGGTGCTCACCACCCCGCCCGAGTCCGGCCGCCCGGCCGGGGACGCGCCGACCATGCTCGCCCCGCCGTCCGCGCAGCCGGGCCCGGCCTCGCCGCCGGTACCGCCCGGGGTACCCGTGCCGCCGGGGGCGCCCGGCCTGCCCGGCTCGGAGAACCTGACCGTCCCGATGCCCGCCCCGGCGGTCCACGCCCCGCTGCCCGACGGCGCCACCCCGCCGATGCCGGCCGCCTTCAGCGCGCCCCCGGCACCGCCCGGACCGGCGCCCGTCCCGCCGCCGCCCGGCCACCTGCCGCCCGCGCCGCCCGCCGTGGAGCAGGCGCCCACCCTGCTCGCCCCGCCGGACGGCATCCCGCCGCTCCCCGGCGCGGTGCCGCCCGCCGGACCGGGTGTGGCGCACGCCCCCACGGTGCTGGCCGCGCCCGGCGACCTCCCGCCGCGCCCCGAACCCGCCGCTCCCGGCGGCGGGTCCATCGCGTACGCGCCCACCATGCTGGCCACCGACGGCCCGCCCGGGCTGATGGGCCTCCCCGGCGCCCCCGGCCAGCCCGGGCCCGCGGGGGCCGGTGCCCCGGGTCGTGGCGGCCCGGGTGCCCCGCCACCCCCGCCGCCGGGTGAGCTGCGCGGCGGCGGCGCGTCCCCGGCCGGCGGTGCCCTGGGCCGCGGCGGCCCGGGTGTCCCGCCCCCGCCGCCGCCCGGCGAGCTGCGCGGCGAGGCGGGCGGACCCGCCGGCGGCGCCCTCGGCCGTGGTGGCCCGGGTGCCCCGCCGCCCCCGCCGCCCGGCGAGCTGCGCGGCGGCGCGCCGACCCCGCCCGTCCCGCCGGCGGGCCAGGCCGGTGGCCCGGCCTCGTCGAACGCCGCCCAGGTGGCCTACCAGGCCACCCAGCTCGCGCCGGCCCTCGACCTGCCCGGCGCCGGTGCCCCGCCCGCACCGCCCGTGCCAGGCGTCCCCGGCGTGCCCGGTCGGCCGCCGGCGGGCGGTCCCGCCGCGCCCCCGCCGCCCCCGCCGGGCGCGGTGCCCGTCCCGGGCGCGCCGCCGGCCGGCTACGGCTACCCGGTCGCCGGCGTCCCGGCCGGCCCGCCGCCGGTCGCCGCCGCCCCGCCGACGCCGGCCCCCGTGGCTCCCGCCCCTGCGGCGGCGCCCGGCGTGCCCGCCATCGGGCCCGGCACCCAGGCCGTGGTCAGCTACCGCGGCCCGGACGGCTCCGAGCAGACCCTGCTGATGCGCAGCGAGCCCGGCACCCCGCACCCGGAGTGGAAGGCCCTGCACGAGCTCCGCCGGCTGGGCGTGCCACCGGACCAGGTGCTCGAACTCCACACCGACCTGGAGCTGTGCGACCTGCCCGGCGGCTACTGCGCCCGGATGGTCAACGCCTCCTGGCCGAACGTCCGGATCAGCCACACCGTCCCGTACGGCCGCGACCTCGCCGGCCGGCAGTCCGGGATGGCGCTGCTCCACGACCACCTCGACCAGCTGCACCAGCTGGCCGCCGCGCCGCAGCGCCCGCGCCCCGTCCGGGCCCCGCTGCCGCCGCCCGGCACCGTCCACCAGCTGCCGCCGCTCCCGCCGCAGCAGCTGGCCGGCGAGCTGGGCCAGGCCTTCGGGCCCGGGGTGTTCCGCTTCGAGCAGCGCGCCGTCTCCCGCCAGGGCGTTCCCGAGCCGGTGGCCCAGACCCTGATGTGGGCGGGCCTGCCGCGGGAGTTCCCGCCGTTCTTCTGGGCCCAGGCCCAGGAGGGCCGGCCGATCCCGACCCTCGCCGAGCTCGCCGCCGAACGCGGCCTGCCCGGCGCCCCGGAGTTCGGCGGCTACCTGGTGCTCGGCAGCGACTACGGCCGCCAGCTCTGCGTCCAGTACGGCACCGCCGCGGTGGTCGCCGTCGACATGGAGCGCCCCGGCGAACCCCCGCGGTTCGTCAACACCGGCGTCCCGGAGTTCGTCCGCAGCATGGCCGTGCTCGGCCGGATGTGGCGCCTGCGCTACGGCCTCACCCCCGACCAGGCCGGCCGCTGGACCACCGACTTCCAGGCCCAGCTGCTGGCCGTCGACCCGGCCGCGCTGCTCACCCCCGAGTCCTGGTGGGCGGTGCTGCTGGAACAGCTCTGGGACGGGCTGATGTAG